ACCCGACACTGAAGAAACGATTGATGATACCAGTAAAGGTATCGCTATTGCTGTCGTCGGACGGCCTAATGTTGGTAAATCAACCTTGGTTAACCGGCTGTTGGGTGAAGAGCGGGTTATTGTTTATGATGAGCCGGGTACGACACGCGACAGCATCTATATCCCTTTTGAACGCAGTGGCAAGCAGTTTACGCTGATTGATACGGCGGGAATGCGCAGGCGCTCCAGAGTTTCAGAGACCATTGAAAAGTTCAGTGTCATCAAAACCTTGCAAGCCATTGAAAAGTCAAATGTCGTTATTTATTTAATTGATGCACGCGATGGTATAGCCGATCAGGATGCGCATTTATTAGGTTTGGTGATAGAAGCGGGTAGAGCGTTGATTATTGGTCTCAATAAATGGGATGGCATCACTACCGAGCAAAAAAATACTATTAATCGACAATTGGATGTGAAATTGTCCTTTCTTGATTTTGCTGAAAAACATCCTATCTCCGCCTTGCATGGCAGTGGTGTTGGCAAGCTGTTTGATGTCGTTTCCAAATTGTATGAAGCAGCGATGATTGATATGTCAACGCCTGTGTTGACGAGAATACTTAAAGAAGCGACTACTGCGCATCAACCGCCGATAGTTAACACGCGTCGTATCAAGTTAAAATATGCACATCAGGGTGGCCGAAATCCGCCTATTGTAGTTATTCATGGCGTACAAACAGATGCGCTGCCGATGTCTTATAAGCGCTACTTAATGAATTATTATCGTGACAAGATGAAATTGTCAGGGACACCGATACGATTGGAATTTAAGTCACCGATCAATCCCTTTCACGGACAAAAGAAGAAGCTCACCGAGTGGGAAGTACAAAAACGTTTACGTTTGGCGAAGCGGGCAAAGCCAAATAAAGATCAGGGTTAAAGGTTAAAATAATTTGGATATTTAACCTGTTCTTTTTATCATTATCACAATAAGGATTAAGTCATGGCAACGATTACATTTCAAGGCAAACCACTGCATACCTCTGGGGAATTACCGTTAGTGGGTAGTAAGGCCCCTGACTTTTCTCTGGCAAACGGTAAATTAGAA
Above is a window of Methylobacter sp. S3L5C DNA encoding:
- the der gene encoding ribosome biogenesis GTPase Der; the protein is MLPVIALVGRPNVGKSTLFNYLTRSREALVADFPGLTRDRQYGRVKHGDRPCLVVDTGGIADDAEGIESFARKQVQIALEEADLVLFLVDAREGLSASDKVIADSLRKLNKPVLLVTNKVDGIDATIAAADFYSLALGEPVQIAASHGRGIPELLQRVDQLLPPDTEETIDDTSKGIAIAVVGRPNVGKSTLVNRLLGEERVIVYDEPGTTRDSIYIPFERSGKQFTLIDTAGMRRRSRVSETIEKFSVIKTLQAIEKSNVVIYLIDARDGIADQDAHLLGLVIEAGRALIIGLNKWDGITTEQKNTINRQLDVKLSFLDFAEKHPISALHGSGVGKLFDVVSKLYEAAMIDMSTPVLTRILKEATTAHQPPIVNTRRIKLKYAHQGGRNPPIVVIHGVQTDALPMSYKRYLMNYYRDKMKLSGTPIRLEFKSPINPFHGQKKKLTEWEVQKRLRLAKRAKPNKDQG